A stretch of the Pygocentrus nattereri isolate fPygNat1 chromosome 29, fPygNat1.pri, whole genome shotgun sequence genome encodes the following:
- the wnt5a gene encoding protein Wnt-5a gives MIFRSRPVCSGCVGAMDARHGVMAITFLAFFMQVVVEATSWWSLAMNPLLIPEAYIIGAQPLCSQLVGLSKGQKKLCQLYQDHMQYIGEGAKTGIRECQYQFRHRRWNCSTVDNSSVFGRVMQIGSREAAFTYAISAAGVVNAVSRACREGELSSCGCSRAARPKDLPRDWLWGGCGDNLNYGYRFSKEFVDAREREKTYEKGSMESARLLMNLHNNEAGRRMVSDLAHVSCKCHGVSGSCSLKTCWLQLADFRKVGDALKEKYDSATAMKLNSRGKLVQVHSKFNPPTSHDLVYIDPSPDYCVFNRTTGSLGTQGRLCNKTSEGMDGCALMCCGRGYDQFKATLVERCHCKFHWCCYVKCKRCSRVVDQFVCK, from the exons ATGATCTTCAGAAGCAGGCCAGTCTGCTCGGGCTGTGTCGGAGCGATGGATGCGCGGCATGGAGTGATGGCCATAACCTTTCTGGCCTTCTTCATGCAGGTGGTGGTGGAGGCTACCTCATGGTG GTCTCTGGCTATGAATCCGCTGTTGATTCCTGAAGCTTACATCATAGGAGCTCAGCCTCTGTGCAGTCAGTTGGTAGGATTGTCTAAAGGCCAGAAGAAGCTATGCCAGCTGTACCAGGACCACATGCAGTACATAGGCGAAGGAGCCAAGACGGGCATTCGCGAGTGTCAGTACCAGTTCCGTCACCGCCGCTGGAACTGCAGCACTGTGGACAATTCCTCCGTGTTTGGTCGTGTCATGCAGATCG GAAGCCGTGAAGCTGCATTTACGTACGCCATCAGCGCGGCAGGCGTGGTGAACGCAGTGAGCCGAGCCTGCAGGGAGGGGGAGCTATCAAGTTGTGgctgcagcagagcagccagGCCTAAGGATCTGCCCCGGGATTGGCTCTGGGGAGGTTGTGGAGACAACCTCAACTATGGCTACCGCTTCAGCAAAGAGTTTGTTGATGCCCGTGAACGAGAAAAGACCTATGAAAAAGGCTCAATGGAGAGTGCACGACTATTGATGAACCTCCATAACAATGAAGCAGGGCGGAGG ATGGTGTCCGACTTGGCCCACGTCTCCTGCAAGTGCCATGGGGTGTCAGGCTCCTGCAGTCTCAAAACGTGCTGGCTGCAGCTGGCTGACTTCCGAAAGGTGGGCGACGCACTAAAAGAAAAGTACGACAGCGCCACTGCTATGAAGCTCAACAGCCGTGGCAAGCTGGTGCAGGTGCACTCCAAATTTAACCCACCCACTAGCCACGATTTGGTCTACATCGACCCAAGCCCAGACTACTGCGTTTTCAACCGGACCACAGGCTCACTGGGCACGCAGGGCCGCCTCTGCAACAAAACGTCGGAGGGCATGGATGGCTGCGCCCTTATGTGCTGTGGCCGTGGTTATGACCAGTTCAAGGCCACGCTGGTTGAGCGCTGTCATTGCAAGTTCCACTGGTGTTGCTACGTCAAGTGCAAGCGCTGCTCCCGGGTCGTCGACCAGTTCGTGTGCAAGTAG